TGCTAACATGAAGAAATTATAGCATACCTGGTGCTATAATTTATCCATATAGGGGTGTAGTTTAATGGTAGAATAGAGGTCTCCAAAACCTTTGATGAAGGTTCGATTCCTTCCGCCCCTGCTTAAGATTTTTCTAGTATAATATTAGTGATGGAGGTGAATTTTTTATGGTTACAGTTAGTAAGAAAAAAGGAGAAACAACATACCGATTAGTTTCGCGTTTTAAGCGAAGAGTAGCTGATGAAGAAGTTCTTGACGATGCTAAAGAAGCTTCTATTTTTGAGCCCGAAGCAGAGAAGCGCAAGAAAAAGAAGTATCGACTAGAACGTCTCAATGAGCTTGCTCGAGGAGGAGAGTAAATGGGTAACCATGGAACATATGAAAATCTGCCCAATCTGCTACGGTGATTTCCAGACGCGAAATGTTAGCGGTAAATCTGGAGCAGTAGAACTGGATTGCTGCGAGGGTTGTGGGAGCGTTTGGTTTGATAATCAAGAACTACGAAATACAACTCACATTGAGGATGCAATTAGACATAGTAGTCAACTAGATTACAAAAGTGCAAAAGCCTGTCCCAAATGCCAAGGCCTGCTCAAACCAAATCATAAGTCAACCTTCACACACAACGTTAGTGAATATAAGTGCTCGGATTGTCAGGGTGAGCTAGTAGTTGGTGTGACAATGCATAAACGCGCTGCAAGGCAGATGGGGGTGTTATTTATGGCACTGGGATTAGTGTTGGTAGGTCTCTTTAGTTATTTAACAGTAAATTTAACCACATTGACTCAGATCCAGGCAAGTGCGCTAGTGGAAAAGCCAATAATCACCCAGCTTTCTCCCTCGTCTATCTCAATTACATTTACAACAACCACACCGCAACGAGCTGATTTGATTTATTCTGCACCCTACATAAACAACACAAGAAGGGTCACTATTTCTAGTGTGCCACGAACCGTGCATCAATTAACAATTAATAGCTTAATTTCAAACCAAGAGCTGAGTTATCAGCTGGTGTTAATAAACGAAGAAGGTGTTGAGCAACTATCTCCTACTTATAATGCAGTGCTTAATCAAAGGGAGAGCGATTTGAGATAAGCGCGGAATTCCTCATTGATATCTTCGCGTTCAAGTGCAAATTTAATCATAGTTTTAAGATATTCCATTTTATTTCCAGTATCATAGTAGGTGCCTCCTTTGATTTCAACAGCCAAGACCTGGTGTTTATCTCGAAGCATCATTTTAAGCGCATCGTTATAATAAAGTTCTTCGTCTGGTTCCAGCTGCTCATAAGCTTCTTGAATATATTGGAAGATCTCGGGCATGAATAAATAGCCAGAAACATTAGCCAGATCAGAAGGCGCCGCAGCTTTACCCGGTTTTTCAATAATTTTATCGATGTTTATTATTCCATCTGTGATTTCTTTGCCCCCTGCAAAGCCATAACGATCGTAATCCTCATCAGTTTTGGCTCTGATACTTGCTAAACAGTTACATCCATATTCTTCATAGGCTGAAATTAATTGCTTAAACCTAGATGGCTTTGCCATGATAAAGTCGTCACTCCAGGTGTAGATGAAAGGTTCATTTCCCACGAGGTGGCGGACGTTTAAGAGAGGTGTGCCGTTTCCATAAGGACCTTTTTGTCGTACATACACAAAGTTAGCCATGTCAGATATGCGCTCAACAGACTCAAGTAGATGTTTTTTCTTCTCGCCTCCCATACGCAGATTTTCGATTAGATCAAGGCTAGGGTTGTCAAAATGGTCTTCAATAGTTCTCTTGTGATACCCAGTTACTATGATAATATCGCGAATACCAGCTTCAACGAGCTCCTCAACAACATACTGAATAACTGGTTTGTCCACGATGGGCAACATTTCCTTGGGCATGGCTTTTGTTTGGGGTAAGAAGCGGGTGCCAAATCCCGCGGCAGGAATAACAGCTTTGGTGACTTTTTTTCTTCGGGCACTTTTGGTCATGTTTTTAGTTACTTTCTGGGTTGTCTGTTGGCTTACCAATCGACTTTTCTTCTTCACCAACTTCTTCAACTGGCTCACTAGCTTCTTCTTCGGGTGTTTCGGGCTCTGGTAGCTCCTCTGACTCTGGTGCAATTAGATCGTCGAGTCTTACCACTACTACCTCTGGATCGTTTTTAATTTCGACTCCCGAGGGAACGGCAATATCTTTAACATAGATAGAGTCTCCTGAGGCTTTCAACTTAGAAATATCAATCTTGATTTCCTCTGGGAGGCTGTCTGCGGCCGCTTCTACGGTTATTTCATTAAGTTCTTGCAATAAGAGGGCCAGTTTTTCTTTAACTGGCGTAGATTCGCCTTCTAATCGAACTGGAATTACTGCTTCAATCTTTTCGGTTAAATCAACTTCTTGGAAAGAAACATGCAACACTTCTCCAGTCGTTGCTTTTTTTTGTAATTCACGGACTAGAACATGATGAGCTTCGTTAGACTTGCCAACCAGAATGTCAATAATGGCTGTCTCACCTGTTTTTCTATATAGCTTAATAAATTCATCTTTGTTTAGCTGAATTGAACCGGACTTGACTTTTTTTCCGTATATACTAGCCGGAAGAATACCTTCCTTGCGTAGTTGTTTAACTTTTTTCCCAGTAATTTTTCGATTCTCTGCTTTTAGTTGTTGACGCTTAGTCATTGTATTTTTATGCTTAACACCTTATCTGTGTTGAGATTTGTATTATAGATCAAGGTAGATCTTCGAGCAAGTGAAGCTTGCGATGTCCCTGAGGGGATCGACTTGAAATTCAGTGGCTCAAGTCGTTGTCTCTCGTTAGCTTCCATGCTGAGTGTGACTGGCATATTTTTGCTTCCTGGCTGTTTTTGGATCATGAGTTCATAGGTTGTCGGTTGCTGTGTAGTATAACTACTTGAATAGCTAAATTTAAGACTGGAATTATTATTTGGGGCAACTTCTAGATATAATCCCCAGCTCTGGTATTGACCAAGGCTTTCTCTGTTAATGCTAGCTAAGTCAAGAGAAACGCCATCTAGAATTACTTGATCTAATACAACATCGGGAGGAGTTAGTATGCGGATGTAATTTTTATAAATGCCCCCTGGAAATTCGTGGGAATTACTATTGTTTTTGGTATTTACAGTAACCATGCGTCTTAAGCGATTCTTATCCAGCTCTACTTCAATGATCGTGTTGCCTTCGGTAAAGAAATTAACCTTATTTGCTCCAAGGTTAGCCTCAACAAGCATGAGATAGTCTGGAATACATGGGGTGTTTTGGGAAGATAGACAACTAGGCTGGAGCAGTCTACCAGTCCAACCAGTGTTGTTAAAAGCAGCCTGGAGGGTGGGTTTGTTGAAAGTCACAAGAATGTGTTTTTCAGATAGCGACTGGTAAATAGCCTTAGTTAAAGCACTAAAATCTAGATCATCTCTAGTTGAAATCTCTAATAGCAAATTTCTGGCTAGACTACCTAGAATATCACGCTTGTTGGTAGCTCCAGGAAAAAATTCTTCCTCACTAGTATTTTGAATTTCAAGATAGAGGTTGTCTTCATTAATAAATATGTCAAAGTCGCTTAAGTGAACTCTACCAACAGCTGAGAGTAAGTAGCGCGTTGCTTCAAGATCTATCGCAAAAACTCCGTCAACTTTTGTATTAACTTCTTTTTTTAGGAACCACTGAATTTGCGCTGCGCTGCGGGTGAAGTCTGGATGCCAATTAGCGTCTCTTAGAAACCAGTTGGGCTGCTTAAGATAGTTGCGAATAGGCTCGGGAGGATCCACGTGTCCTTCAAGTTGTCCATCTAGGTTGTACACATCATCAATGGCGACCTCGAGCATTTTGCCATTTTCAAAGCTTAGAAATCCAACTGACCCAATAAATCCTCCCGTTGGGCGGAGTTCCATATTGTTCTGAAACAATAATAGATATTTTTTTCTATCATTGTCTGCAAACAGTTCTGGTAATGTGGGAGCTATCTGTCTTAAACCGGGTAGTATTTTCAGCATAGTATCAATAGCTTGCTCTGGGTTGTTAGTTTTAGTAAGAAGCTTATTGCCGAGATTAGTGTTGAGCTCTCTAAGTTCTAAATGTTGTTTTTTAAGTAGAATCAGGCTTTGCTCAAGTTCCATTAATTGTGCTTCCAGATATGCTGAATAAGGCGCTATTGGCTGGGGCTGTTTCTGGAGTAATTTAATTACAAAATCCTGACTACGCATACCCGTATCGCTTAGTTTTAGCAGTGTATCACTGGCGGTTTTTCCCAGGCTAAAAAACTGCATGATTGTTATATTAGTTTCTTCTGAAACCAATTTTATAGCTGGTTGAGCAATGGTATAGACTCGTTCAAGCTGAATTATGTTTTGTTGAGACTGTATGAGACTGGTTTGGGCTTCTTCAAACTGAGCAGTTTGTAAGTAAGAAATAGCATTAATTAGGTTGGTTTTTGTGTTAATAACTAGAGAGCTTAGGTAGATTGTAAAGAAGACGCCTATTACTATGGGGATCAAAAGAGCTAAGGCAATTTTAAGTACACCTGGTGAAATCGGTAAATGGTATTGGTGAGTAATAATAGCTTGCGTCGGTTCCTCTTTTATCGGTTGTGGTTTTGTCTTTAATTTAGGAACATCTTTGATCTTATTAATAACAGGATGATGTGGTTTTTGAGTCATTAGGATCTCAATAATTTCTCCTGAAGCAAAATCAAGATCTTGAATGTAGCTATTAGATAAGAAGTAACTTGGTATTAGTTTCAGACTTTTTTTGAGGGTGGATAATTCACTTGCACGTGCGACGACGACTAACTTATGTGTGAATGAATTAAGGGTGGTTAAATCTTGTCCACTAGGAGCTCCTACTAGTATGACATAAGGAACATGTTGGAGATTAAAGCCGACATTATCTGCTGTTTTAACCTCACAACCTGCTATGGCAAGCTGGCGTGATAGTGAGTTTACAAGCTGCTTGTATCCATGGTCTTTAACTATAATTACAGCTTGTGAGGACTCGTTCTCTGGGTCAGAGTTAAGTTTAATCATGTTGAAGATAGTTTATCTACTTTATCTAGTGCTTCATTTACTAAGCTGTCTGCCTCGGTATTTTTCTCGCGAGGGATGTGAGAATAGTTAATAGATAGCAAGATATTTGGTTCAATGTTCCGAATTTTCAACAATAATTCACGTAGACCTGGGTTTTTAATCTTGAATTTGCCATTAAGCTGATTAACTACAAGCAATGAGTCAAGATAGAAGCAAATCTTATTTGCTTCCTTTGGTAAATGCTTATTATTCTGTGATAGCCAAATTAGTGCTTCAATCACTGCTTGGTACTCAGCTTGATTATTGGTTTTTTTACCAATATATAGACCTGCTTTGTGGAGTATTTTTGTGTCTGTCTTGATCATAAACCCTGTTGCGGCTGGTCCTGGATTACCCCTTGCTCCCCCATCAGTAAATACTTGTAGCGGTATTTGTTTCATAGATCGTTAATTACTATTTTAGCACTGCTAAAGCTACTTGTAGTTTTGATCCCACAAGGTCAGACCTTGTGGAGTGTGAAGGGTTATTGGTAGATATTTTTTTCTGATTTTAAGAAATCACGAAAATCAGTAGTTCTATTTTCTTCATACTCTTTTCGACTTTGAGCAATATCATCAATTAGTCCTGGAGAGTTTAACTCAAGAAGTATGTCAGCAATTTCTTGATAATCGCTAAATGGCATAGCTACAAAAGAAGGCTTATTTCTATTTGTAACAAGAATTTGTATGAATGTTGTATAATAAGTGTATGACAACAGTCAATATTTCTTTACCAGTTGAGATGTACAGCGATGCTAAAACTGTAATTTTGGAGCGAGGATATGCTTCTCTTAGTGAATTAGTTCGCGATGCATTGCGAGGTTTGCTTTACCCACATTTGACGGTTAATGGCTTCATAAGAGAGTTTGAAGATAGAGTTCTTGAGGCTGCTACTGAGTCACAGGGAAAAGATGTTTTGCTAAAAACTAACAAGGATTTAAAAAATTACTTTCTACAGGATAAACTTCCCCAAAAAAGCAACCTATGATAAAAATCCAGTTGAGCGGGAGCTTTCAACAAGATTATAAGGATCTGGTAGCTGACAATTTAACGATGCGGAATGAAGTACTGAACCGTGTTGAGTTGTTTAAAAGAAATCCTAATGATACACGACTCAAAAACCATCTTTTGCACAAACGACTTGAGGATAAATGGGCTTTTAGTGTTACAAGTGATATTCGGGTGGTTTATGAATGGCTGGGGAGAAAAACAGTTAGGCTGTTGACTATTGGAGGACATAGAAAAGTTTATCACGAATAGTTCGGCTTTGAATTATTATTTTGGTGGATGAAATAGAGAAATAGCAGTGAGAGGATGAGCAACTCAGTAATTCCGGTGATATATGCAGCTGCCGTTGCTCCGTAAATAGGGATAAACTTGATGTTTAAGGTCAAATTTAAGACGAGTCCCAGTCCATAAATCCAGGTCAAGCTCCAGCGGGCTCCTCTAGCAATAACGGCCCACATCAGTAAACTACTGGCAAAAAATAATGGCAACCAAAGAGTGAGTATTCTAAAGAGCCGAATTGATTCAATAAAGTCGGACTTAATTAACTGAATTA
Above is a window of Candidatus Roizmanbacteria bacterium CG_4_9_14_0_2_um_filter_38_17 DNA encoding:
- a CDS encoding 50S ribosomal protein L25 produces the protein MTKRQQLKAENRKITGKKVKQLRKEGILPASIYGKKVKSGSIQLNKDEFIKLYRKTGETAIIDILVGKSNEAHHVLVRELQKKATTGEVLHVSFQEVDLTEKIEAVIPVRLEGESTPVKEKLALLLQELNEITVEAAADSLPEEIKIDISKLKASGDSIYVKDIAVPSGVEIKNDPEVVVVRLDDLIAPESEELPEPETPEEEASEPVEEVGEEEKSIGKPTDNPESN
- a CDS encoding UTP--glucose-1-phosphate uridylyltransferase — translated: MTKSARRKKVTKAVIPAAGFGTRFLPQTKAMPKEMLPIVDKPVIQYVVEELVEAGIRDIIIVTGYHKRTIEDHFDNPSLDLIENLRMGGEKKKHLLESVERISDMANFVYVRQKGPYGNGTPLLNVRHLVGNEPFIYTWSDDFIMAKPSRFKQLISAYEEYGCNCLASIRAKTDEDYDRYGFAGGKEITDGIINIDKIIEKPGKAAAPSDLANVSGYLFMPEIFQYIQEAYEQLEPDEELYYNDALKMMLRDKHQVLAVEIKGGTYYDTGNKMEYLKTMIKFALEREDINEEFRAYLKSLSL
- a CDS encoding ribonuclease H translates to MKQIPLQVFTDGGARGNPGPAATGFMIKTDTKILHKAGLYIGKKTNNQAEYQAVIEALIWLSQNNKHLPKEANKICFYLDSLLVVNQLNGKFKIKNPGLRELLLKIRNIEPNILLSINYSHIPREKNTEADSLVNEALDKVDKLSST